In Paenibacillus sp. FSL R7-0345, a single window of DNA contains:
- a CDS encoding amidohydrolase family protein, with amino-acid sequence MTDLLVKDVLLPDGSGRMDVGISSGRIAFIAPSSEGGREAAEIVNGKGGLLLPGFVEPHIHLEKAYLLARMDRETESLQDAIQMTAQMKNTFTAKDITERSLAVIREASRHGVTHMRCHAEVDPILGLSAIESALELKQSVSRQMDLQVVAFPQEGIFKCPGTAELMEEAMRLGADVVGGITYQDHDLGGHLDFTFSLAEKYGKPLDYHADFSDNPSDRAIVDIARRTIAAGMQGLVSAGHVTSLGSMPVIEACSIGELLHDAQIHVITLPLTDLYLNGRGDGEKPRRGLAPVRLLRECGVNVTLGTNNVRNPFTPFGKADPLEVAWLLAIATYMGGGQDAHSLMNMLTVDSAKALGLDSYGIHVGSPADMVLFRESSVREVLLNRPEIRTVWKRGKQVAHTRMKQQLL; translated from the coding sequence ATGACCGATTTACTTGTGAAAGATGTGCTTCTGCCGGATGGCAGCGGACGGATGGATGTTGGCATTTCATCAGGGAGAATCGCATTTATTGCTCCAAGTAGTGAAGGCGGGCGGGAGGCTGCTGAGATCGTAAACGGAAAAGGGGGATTATTGCTCCCCGGATTCGTTGAGCCGCATATTCATTTGGAAAAGGCTTATCTGCTGGCAAGGATGGACAGGGAGACGGAATCCCTGCAGGATGCGATTCAAATGACAGCCCAGATGAAAAATACGTTTACTGCAAAGGATATTACAGAGCGGTCACTTGCCGTAATCCGCGAAGCCAGCAGACACGGAGTAACGCATATGCGCTGTCACGCCGAGGTTGATCCTATTCTGGGCCTTAGTGCCATTGAATCGGCGCTTGAACTGAAGCAATCCGTCAGCCGGCAAATGGACCTGCAGGTGGTTGCATTCCCCCAGGAAGGCATCTTTAAATGTCCAGGGACTGCCGAGCTTATGGAAGAGGCGATGCGGCTTGGCGCAGACGTGGTAGGGGGCATCACCTATCAGGACCACGACCTGGGCGGGCACTTGGATTTTACTTTTTCCCTGGCGGAAAAGTACGGAAAGCCGCTCGATTATCACGCCGATTTCTCTGACAATCCAAGTGACCGTGCGATTGTAGATATTGCCCGCCGGACTATTGCCGCAGGAATGCAGGGTCTCGTATCGGCAGGTCATGTCACCTCACTCGGATCCATGCCCGTTATTGAGGCATGCTCCATAGGGGAATTGCTGCATGATGCGCAGATCCATGTCATTACATTGCCTTTGACCGATCTGTATTTAAACGGGCGGGGAGATGGAGAGAAACCTCGAAGAGGTCTAGCCCCAGTCCGCCTGCTGCGGGAATGCGGCGTAAATGTGACCCTCGGCACCAATAATGTGCGAAATCCGTTCACACCGTTTGGCAAGGCTGATCCGCTCGAGGTGGCCTGGCTGCTGGCCATTGCCACCTACATGGGCGGAGGGCAAGATGCACACAGCCTAATGAACATGCTGACGGTTGATTCGGCCAAGGCTCTTGGTCTTGACAGCTATGGGATACACGTAGGTTCTCCGGCGGATATGGTGCTGTTTCGGGAGTCCTCGGTCCGGGAGGTATTGCTGAACCGTCCGGAAATCCGAACCGTCTGGAAGCGAGGGAAGCAAGTCGCCCATACCCGCATGAAACAGCAGCTGTTATAA
- a CDS encoding amidohydrolase family protein: MNKQITIVKHVKWLESLFDLTIDRVTGSIIHIGHSNADGGSAVEPGAEITVYDAAGLHYLPPLADMHIHLDKHFLGEPWKPLQPFVTLPGQLEFERKMLSSLPTGAGERARRLLEVLLAQGTTMIRTHVDVDPRIGLSHLEEILEVRELYRGRIEMEIVAFPQQGLLRSGSLPVMRQALKAGADYVGGVDPAGLDRQVDASLDAMFELSTEFNAGIDLHLHDPGHLGIYTMSRFADLTEQTGKAGRAAVSHAYCLGQVSAAETRTIGQKLFASGVAVITSVPIDRPMPPVSQLLDIGVTVHVGSDNILDAWSPFGNGDLLARGSRLAEVSGWIEDKPLMDTYPLISRSAVFPQVGDRGSFSLVNAANAMHAIASAPARAAVFSGGVLVGGYTTLDAPQAAATNR, from the coding sequence ATGAACAAGCAAATAACGATAGTGAAGCATGTAAAATGGCTGGAAAGCTTATTTGATTTAACCATAGACCGGGTGACAGGAAGCATCATTCATATTGGACACAGCAATGCAGATGGCGGCAGTGCTGTGGAGCCGGGTGCGGAGATTACCGTTTACGACGCGGCGGGGCTGCACTATCTTCCTCCGCTGGCGGATATGCATATCCATCTGGACAAGCATTTTCTCGGCGAGCCGTGGAAGCCGCTGCAGCCCTTTGTCACGCTGCCCGGCCAGCTGGAATTCGAACGTAAGATGCTCTCTTCACTTCCTACGGGAGCGGGTGAACGGGCAAGGCGGCTGCTGGAGGTACTGCTGGCCCAGGGCACGACCATGATTCGCACGCATGTGGATGTAGATCCGCGTATAGGACTGTCACATCTGGAAGAAATTCTGGAAGTGCGTGAATTGTACAGGGGACGTATAGAGATGGAGATCGTGGCCTTTCCGCAGCAGGGACTTCTGCGTTCGGGCTCCCTGCCGGTTATGCGGCAGGCGCTTAAGGCTGGAGCCGATTATGTCGGCGGAGTCGACCCGGCCGGATTGGACCGGCAGGTAGATGCCAGTCTGGACGCGATGTTTGAGCTGAGCACCGAATTCAATGCAGGCATTGATCTGCATTTGCATGATCCCGGCCATCTCGGCATATACACGATGAGCCGTTTCGCCGACTTAACGGAGCAGACGGGGAAGGCTGGACGTGCGGCGGTCAGCCATGCTTATTGTCTGGGACAAGTAAGTGCGGCTGAGACAAGGACGATCGGCCAGAAGCTGTTCGCCAGCGGTGTCGCAGTCATTACAAGTGTGCCGATTGACCGGCCAATGCCGCCTGTCAGCCAGTTACTCGACATAGGCGTCACTGTACATGTGGGGTCCGATAATATCCTGGATGCTTGGAGCCCGTTCGGTAATGGCGATTTACTGGCCCGCGGCTCGAGACTGGCGGAAGTGTCCGGCTGGATTGAAGACAAGCCGCTGATGGATACGTATCCGCTGATCTCCAGGTCAGCGGTATTTCCCCAGGTAGGTGACCGGGGAAGCTTCTCCTTAGTGAATGCAGCCAATGCGATGCATGCCATTGCTTCAGCTCCTGCGCGTGCGGCTGTATTTTCAGGCGGAGTTCTTGTTGGGGGATATACCACCCTTGACGCTCCCCAAGCGGCAGCCACAAATCGATAA
- a CDS encoding ABC transporter permease subunit: MERIKNIRRHGLLLIMILPGIIYLFVNNYLPMLGIVIAFKDVNFAKGIWGSDWVGLDNFAYLFQTKDAWLITRNTLLYNGAFIALGTLLAVAVAILLNEVKVRFFSRLYQSMILLPYLISMVIVAYLVLALLNEQNGYLNHYILPLLGIDPVSWYADAGKWPYILTLVYLWKTVGYTCIVYLASIVGINQEYYESARLDGASKWRQIWSITVPLIKPTIIIMVLLAVGRIFNSDFGLFYQVPLNSGALQSHTDVIDTYVYRGLMTFGDFGMSSAAGLYQSIVGFVLVLTTNAVVRRHNRDLALF, encoded by the coding sequence ATGGAGAGAATAAAAAACATTAGAAGACATGGGCTGCTGCTGATTATGATTTTACCGGGAATCATCTATCTGTTTGTGAATAATTATCTTCCTATGCTTGGAATTGTAATTGCATTTAAGGATGTCAATTTCGCAAAGGGGATTTGGGGCAGCGATTGGGTCGGGTTGGATAATTTCGCATACCTGTTCCAGACGAAGGATGCCTGGCTGATTACCCGCAACACCCTTTTGTACAATGGCGCTTTTATCGCACTCGGAACCCTTCTGGCGGTGGCTGTTGCCATTCTGCTCAATGAAGTAAAGGTCCGTTTCTTCTCACGGCTGTATCAGAGCATGATCCTGCTGCCTTATTTGATCTCGATGGTCATTGTTGCCTACTTGGTACTGGCCTTACTCAATGAGCAGAACGGTTACCTGAATCATTATATCCTTCCATTACTCGGGATTGATCCTGTCTCATGGTACGCAGATGCCGGGAAATGGCCGTATATTCTGACCCTTGTCTATTTATGGAAGACCGTTGGCTATACCTGTATCGTGTATCTGGCTTCCATTGTAGGAATAAACCAGGAATATTACGAATCTGCAAGGCTGGACGGAGCCTCCAAATGGAGACAAATCTGGAGCATCACGGTCCCGCTGATCAAGCCTACGATTATCATCATGGTCCTGCTGGCTGTAGGCAGGATATTCAATTCCGATTTCGGATTGTTCTATCAGGTGCCGCTGAATTCGGGGGCATTGCAATCCCACACGGATGTCATTGATACCTATGTCTACCGGGGACTGATGACGTTCGGTGATTTCGGGATGTCCTCTGCAGCCGGATTATATCAATCGATTGTCGGGTTTGTTCTGGTCCTGACGACCAACGCTGTCGTCCGCCGCCACAACCGAGACTTGGCTTTGTTTTAG